Genomic window (Primulina eburnea isolate SZY01 chromosome 8, ASM2296580v1, whole genome shotgun sequence):
tatatatttaaatttttattaaatttattaaaaattatatatttaaaaaaaatatattatttttattaaaatttataaatttattataataaataaatttaaaatatttttctatattatttttattataataaataaatttaatatatttttctatatatttataaataatatacaaaataaataaatcaaatatcaaaactattattttttcatctaaaatattactcatgaacttaccaacTGAACATATTCAcaagctaacgagccgaatactgtaaagcttgagtttggtttgtttatcttaacgatcctcattaaacgagctcaaacgaacttttatcgaatcgagcttcgaatagttCATAAACGATTTGGTTTGTTTACGTCCCTAAtaattatcataatattattttccttatttttctaaatttattacaaatgtaaaaaaaaagaacaaataAAGGAAGGAAAGTGGACGGTCGTGTAGGAAGAGAAATCAGAAAAGGCCGGAGCTTGTTTCAAGATatctttcttctttcttcttctttcttcCTCCCCAGTCCCCACCCAACCCCACCCCACCCCCTTTTACCCTCCACTATGAATACACGAACCAACTCAGGATCATGCATCAATCTATCAAATAAACTCAACTGTTCTTGAattttagtaaaaaaaatacaaCAATATTCAATTATGGCTAGCACTATTCTGTCGCCTAAAATGGGGGGATTGCCCAAAAAAATGGCTATAAACAGGAACGGAGCTGGAGTGCCGAGTAATATGAAGAGGTTGGAGTTGCAGGGGGTCAAGTGTATTCCCAACTTCAGCTCTCAGAGAATGGCCAACGGCCCTCCTCAGGCCGTCGTGGCAGAGGCTCCTACTGCACTGGTACATTCCATTTTCTTCGATTTTGTGTGCGTTTCGAGATTTCTCGATAGATATATTTTATGTGTGCATGTGGGGTAATGGGGACAATATATTGCTAGGCTAGCTGTTGACCCCATTGATTTCATTAAATAAACTAACTTTTCTTGTCTCCTTCTTCCCTTCTCTCCAGAAAGGAGCAAGAAAACTCGGCAACAACATACTCGTAAATTACGTTCCAATCTACGTGATGCTTCAGGTAATTGATTGATTGAATTAACCCACCTTCCTTTTTCTCTGAAGCTAATCCATTCTTCTGCATTACTGCGCGCAGTTAGGAATCGTGACAAGAGAGAACGAGTTCCCAGACGTTGATAAAGTGGAGAAGCAACTCAtgcaactgaaatcagctggcGTGGATGGGATAATGGTGGATGTGTGGTGGGGTATCATTGAAGCCGCAGGTGCCAAGAAGTACGAGTGGGGTTCATACAAGAAACTGTTCACACTTGTGGAGAAATATGGGTTGAAGATTCAGGCCATAATGTCGTTTCACCAGTGCGGTGGAAATATTGGGGACGCGGTGTATATTCCATTGCCGGAGTGGGTCCTCGCCCTAGGCGAGAGTAATGGAGATGTCTTCTACACCAACAGTGCTGGGAATAGGAATCCTGAGTATCTGTCGCTTGGTGTCGATAACCAGACTGTCTTTGATGGGAGAACTGCTGTTGAGGTATTATATGTATAGTTGCTGCGTTGACAACTTACATTCTGTTCCTGTTGGTATTCTTTGATGTTGGAATTAGCTTCATTTCGGTAACTTGAATCGAAAAATAACATTTCAAAGTTAAATCTTTTTTGTATGATCATGATTTTAAAGGGGCCTGCTCTGTTGTGTGATCATTCCAACCGAACACTGATTAAGATACCTTGTAAAAAATGACTTGTTCCAAAAGACTGTGGTTACTAAAAAAGCACAAGTTATACTTGTGATTAAATCTCTTCTTAATAGTTCAACTGGCTAATCATAATTTTTTACTGAAatccatatacatatatatatgcagATATATAGTGATTTCATGGCAAGTTTCAGAGAGAACATGTCTGAATTTTTCGATTCCGGAACAATAGTGGACATTGAAGTAGGACTGGGCCCTGCAGGAGAGCTCAGATATCCTTCTTATCCAGAAACTCAAGGCTGGAAATTCCCTGGAGTTGGAGAATTCCAGGTTACATTATACTTACATAGGATTACACCTTAAGTATATAAGATAAAATAATCTGAATCCTGCCAATTTTGACTGGAAACCTGTGATTTTTTAGTGCTATGACAAGTACTTGAAAGAAGATTTCAAAGCTGCTGCAACCAAAGCCGGGCATGAAGAATGGGACCTCCCAGATGATGCAGGGACTTACAATGACACACCTGATAAAACGGTTTTCTTTGGACCAAATGGGACTTATTTGACAGAAAAAGGGAAGTTCTTCTTGACATGGTATTCGAACAAGCTGCTCGGACACGGTGATCAGATTCTTGATGAGGCTAACAAAGTTTTCCAGGGAACCAATATCAGACTATCTGCGAAAGTAAGTTTCAAACTATATAAATGACAAGAAATTAATTATCAAAAGAtctgaaactgatcagttatttCAAAACCATACAAGCTACACAAACAGATAAATAGACTAGCTATTAGCTAATAAGTTAAAATAGTTGGATGCGATTTTATATTTTCAGAACCACTTGTTCCAAAATTCTAGCTAATTTAACAGAGGCCAACAATTGTTTTACACATTAACACTCACATTATGCAGGAGCATGTTTTGTGGGGTATTGTGCAACCAACTTTCAGAAATGAACACTCTAGATCTACTTGGTAAAATATAGAGGGAATTGTGTATCATGAATTTTATTGGTTATGATAACAGTCAGACACCACATATACCAAAGTTCGAGCTCATGAAATGAGTTCCAACAATAATTTTATGTCTCATCATGTATTATGTCTTGTTTCTGAAACCATGTAGATGGTCTGAACAAATGAAAGAACAACCTGTTAGAAACATGAAACCAAAATCCTATCTTGTTTAAAATCCTATGCataaacaactcaaacaaatGATAAATATATTTTCCGCTATTAAAATAGCTGAATCTGACCGTAGCTCGTAGCTTGGATAAAAGGTTTCAGGTATCCACTGGTGGTACAAGGATGATAGTCATGCTTGTGAGTTAACATCGGGGATACTATAACGTGAAGGGCAGGGATGGATACCGTCCCATTGCCAGGATGTTATCTAGGCATTATGGAACACTGAATTTCACATGCCTTGAGATGAGAAACTCGGAGCAATCAGCGGAGGCTAAAAGTGCACCTGAAGACCTTGTTAAGCAGGTTCGCCGGTCTATAAGTTTTCAGTTATCATTTACAATATAGAAATATCTATATACTATGTCCAAGTTCTAGAAATGTTATGCTCTGTTTGTGAGGTTGTGTGATGTGGAAGTTGCCCTGAAAGTCACTGATATGCTGCCATAAAAACTGTCGCACATAGAGAGGAACAAACAGGGGTGATCACTTCTCTTGAgtgaaattattttcaaattagATATGATTTTTTCTGAAAGCTCCAGGTTTAAGAAATGCCAAAAACTGTTGCACGTAGACAGGAACAAACAGGGTGATCACTTCTAGAGATGTTATGCTCTGATTGAATTTTTAGGTTCAGACCCTAGTGATAAGGTTTGGCCAAGAAAGCCAAGAAAGAATTTTACTAAGCTACCCTTGCACTGTTTATGCAGGTCTTGAGTGATGGATGGACTGAAAAAATTGATGTTGGAGGGGAAAATGCTCTCTCGAGGTACAATCGCACAGGCTATAATCAAGTACTTCTAAATGTTCGGCCAACCGGTATCAGTAGAACAGGTCAGATAGATTATAAAATGGCCCAAATGACGTACCTACGTTCATCAGACGAACTATATGTAGGAAAGAATTTCAGGATATTTAAAACATTTGTCAAGAAAATGCATGCTGATCAGGTAAGCATTGAAGTATTCTTTATGAAATCAGTACATGTGCTGATTTTCAGCAACGAATAAAGCATCTGAGaagttcttttttcttttttgcagGAATATTGTCGCGAGATGACCGACATGCCTACTTTGCAGAGATCGAAACCAAAGATTCCGACAGAAGAAATATTGGAAGCGACTAAATCCATTGAGCCGTTCCGATGGAACAAAGAAACAGACACGAGTGTTGGTGGAGTCTTGGCAGATTATTTGGACAATCTGTTCGACAAGGTCTTCTCTATTCTTAACTGGTAAAAAACATCTTAAAAATGTTGATTGTCCGAAAATAATTGTCGGACTTTAACTCAttcattaatatataattaaaaatgttgtactcttatattatatatatatttttctaaaACTAAAAGTTTGTATAATATATATGCGGGGTTGTACCAGCAACTCACCCTCGAGTAAGCAAAATCTGGAAACGTCATGTAAAGTTTTTCATAAAATCAGTACATATTTTGCACTCGAATGTAGAGGGGTAGATGTAAGAATATACCATAAAAATCTATTCCGTGGAAATGATTTCAAACGAGTGGTTTATAGTTAATCATAAGAAGATTTTTTCTAATACTGCACAAAAAGTcctatgagacgatctcacgagtcaattttgtgaacgaatattttattatttgagtcaaacatgaaaaagtattatttttttatgtcaaaatcattaattttattataatatgaACAGAATTGATCCAAATAAAGATATCTAAAATTGTTTAACAAAAGATCCCTATTCTTAATTTTGTTGCCAAGCTGTCAAACTAATTGCAGCAAATAATGTAAACAATCAATTAATTGAGGTGAAATTGGTAAAAAGAAGATATTGAGGGTTTCACATCATCCATATGCAATACACCTTCagacatataaatatatacattaAGTGTGATTAAATGTTGTGCAAAATTATAAGATTGTATCATATATATGAGTATGACAAGGGTAAttaaatttttgg
Coding sequences:
- the LOC140838468 gene encoding LOW QUALITY PROTEIN: beta-amylase-like (The sequence of the model RefSeq protein was modified relative to this genomic sequence to represent the inferred CDS: deleted 1 base in 1 codon), yielding MASTILSPKMGGLPKKMAINRNGAGVPSNMKRLELQGVKCIPNFSSQRMANGPPQAVVAEAPTALKGARKLGNNILVNYVPIYVMLQLGIVTRENEFPDVDKVEKQLMQLKSAGVDGIMVDVWWGIIEAAGAKKYEWGSYKKLFTLVEKYGLKIQAIMSFHQCGGNIGDAVYIPLPEWVLALGESNGDVFYTNSAGNRNPEYLSLGVDNQTVFDGRTAVEIYSDFMASFRENMSEFFDSGTIVDIEVGLGPAGELRYPSYPETQGWKFPGVGEFQCYDKYLKEDFKAAATKAGHEEWDLPDDAGTYNDTPDKTVFFGPNGTYLTEKGKFFLTWYSNKLLGHGDQILDEANKVFQGTNIRLSAKVSGIHWWYKDDSHACELTSGYYNVKGRDGYRPIARMLSRHYGTLNFTCLEMRNSEQSAEAKSAPEDLVKQVLSDGWTEKIDVGGENALSRYNRTGYNQVLLNVRPTGISRTGQIDYKMAQMTYLRSSDELYVGKNFRIFKTFVKKMHADQEYCREMTDMPTLQRSKPKIPTEEILEATKSIEPFRWNKETDTSVGGVLADYLDNLFDKVFSILNW